The nucleotide sequence ATCGGCGTCACGTCGTCGTAGAAGCCGGGAACCTGCACGCGCCCGTGCTTGTCGATCAGCGCGGCGAGCATCCGCACGAGCGCGTTGGCCGGGTTCATCACCGCGCCGCCGAACGAACCGGAATGCAGATCCTGGCTCGGGCCGAACAAACGCAGTTCGTAGTAGGCGATCCCCTTCAAGCCATACGTGATGGCCGGCTGGCCGGGACCAAACTGGCACGTGTCGCTGATGACCACGCAGTCGGCACGCAATCGCTCGAGATTCTCGATGATGAACGCGTCGAGATGTTCGCTGCCGACTTCTTCTTCCCCTTCGATCAAATACTTTACGTTGACGGGCAGCTTGCCCGTGGTGGCCAGCCAGGCCTCGGCGCTCTTCACGTGCGTGAGCATCTGCCCCTTGTCGTCCGTGGCGCCGCGGGCATACAGGTTGCCGTTGCGCCGGGTCGGCTCGAAGGGGGGGGAAATCCACTCGTCCAAGGGATCGGGGGGCTGCACGTCGTAGTGGCCGTAGACGAGCACTGTCGGCGCGCCCGGCGCCTGGAGGTGTTCGGCAAAGACGATGGGATGCCCCGCCGTGGGGACGATCTCGGTCGTCATCCCCAGCCGGCGGAAATGGTCGGCCACCCAGCTTGCCGCCCGTTGGACCTCGTCGCGGAAGGCGCCATCGGCCGAAACGCTCTTGATTCGCAGCAGGTCGCAGAGATCTTCCTCGAACCGGCCGGCATTTTCGGCCAGGTACTGGTCAAGCGTTGGCATCGGGCTGAACTTCCGGCTAGGCTGAGGGTCAGGTGAAACTGCGACTATTCTGGCCACGATCATACCGCTTGTACGCACGGGCGACCATCGCCGAGTCCCGCTACGAGAGCATTCCCGTGTCCGAAGAATCCCAAGCTGCCGCTGTCGCCGTCGAAGAAGAAGCCCCGACGGTCGAACACATGACCTCGCGGCCGAAGAAGAAGCCCAAGCGACTCCCCCCCTATCACGTCATTCTGTGGAACGACGACGATCACACGTTTCTCTACGTGATGGAAATGTTGCTCGGCCTGTTCGGCCATCCGCCCGAGAAGGGCTACCAGATCGCGCAAGAGGTGCATCTGCGGGGACGCGCGATCGTGCTGACGACGACCAAGGAGCACGCCGAGCTCAAACGCGACCAGATCCACGCCTACGGCAAGGATTCGGACGTGCGCAACTGCAAAGGCTCGATGTGGTGTACGATCGAGCCGTCGCCGCAATGAGTAATGCTCCCACGCTGCGCACCGTCACCCTGGGCTGCAAAGTCAACCAGTACGAGACCGAGTACGTGCGCGGCGGTCTGCTGGGCATCGGCTATCGCGATGCCGCGGGGGACGAGCAGGCCGATCTCTGTATCGTCAACACCTGCACGGTGACGCACGAGGGGGACGCCAAGAGCCGGCAGACGATCCGCAAGCTCGCGCGGCAGAATCCCGCCGCGCGGATCGTCGTGATGGGTTGCTACGCCACCCGCGCGCCCCAGGAAGTCGCGTCGCTGCCGAATGTCGCCGAAGTCATCACCGACAAGCGCGAGTTGCCCGACCTGCTGGCGCGCCACGGCGTGCGCGATATTCCGACCGGCATCTCGCGCTTCGGCACGCGGAAACGCGCCTTCATCAAAGTGCAGGATGGCTGCCTGCTGCGCTGCAGCTTCTGCATCATCCCTCACGTGCGTCCCCATTTGAATAGTCGCCCGGCGGCCGATATTTTCGACGAGGTACGGCGGCTGGTCGACAACGGCTATCGCGAACTGGTGCTGACGGGCATTCATCTGGGGCATTACGGCGTGGAGGGCAATCGCGGCAGGCCGAAAGAGGAGTGGCAGAGGCTCTCGCACCTGCTCGCACGCATCGCGCGGCTGCCGGGCGATTTCCGCGTGCGGCTCTCGAGCATCGAAGCGACCGAGGTGACGCGCGAGCTGGTGGCCGTGATGGCGGAACATCCCGCGCGGATATGTCCCCACCTGCACGTCTCGCTGCAGAGTGGCTCGGACGCCGTGCTGCGGCGCATGCGGCGTCGTTGGGGCGCCAAACGCTTTGTCGATCGGTGCCTGCTGGTGCGTGACATGCTCGATCGTCCGGCGCTCACGACCGACATCATCGTCGGGTTTCCGGGAGAGACCGAGGCCGACTTTTCCGAGACGTGCCAGGTGGCGCGCGACGTGGGCTTTTCCAAGATCCATATCTTTCCCTTCAGTGCCCGGCGTGGAACGCCGGCCGCGGAAATGACCGATCAGGTCCCGGCCGAGATCAAGTCGCGCCGTTGCGACGAGTTGGCCGCGCTCGAGGCCGAGCTGCGCGCGCACTACTTTGCCAGCTTGCAGGGTACGCCGATTCGCGTGCTCGTCGAGGGACGCCTGCCCCAGCAGGACTCCCCATCATCCCCCACCGCGCTTTACGCGGGCACGTCCTGTCGCGGAGCGACGGCCGCCGTGGTGGCAACCGATGCCAGCATTGCGCGATTCGTCGACGGCGTGGTGACGGGGACGGACGGGGAGATGCTCTTAGCGTCTCGCCAATAACGGTTTGCGCT is from Pirellulales bacterium and encodes:
- a CDS encoding ATP-dependent Clp protease adaptor ClpS: MTSRPKKKPKRLPPYHVILWNDDDHTFLYVMEMLLGLFGHPPEKGYQIAQEVHLRGRAIVLTTTKEHAELKRDQIHAYGKDSDVRNCKGSMWCTIEPSPQ
- a CDS encoding dipeptidase; the protein is MPTLDQYLAENAGRFEEDLCDLLRIKSVSADGAFRDEVQRAASWVADHFRRLGMTTEIVPTAGHPIVFAEHLQAPGAPTVLVYGHYDVQPPDPLDEWISPPFEPTRRNGNLYARGATDDKGQMLTHVKSAEAWLATTGKLPVNVKYLIEGEEEVGSEHLDAFIIENLERLRADCVVISDTCQFGPGQPAITYGLKGIAYYELRLFGPSQDLHSGSFGGAVMNPANALVRMLAALIDKHGRVQVPGFYDDVTPISDAERKQFAELGFSDTDFARQLEVEALAGEEGYTTLERRWARPTCDINGLWSGYQGEGAKTVLPARAGAKFSFRLVPKQDPDQLTRNLRAMLEGLCPPGIRLELTSFHNAPGIVVPLDSPYMAAAARAIEKGFGRQPVFIREGGSIPVVATFHDRLGVDTLLLGWGLSDDNTHSPNEKFCLADFHRGIKASAYLWEELSKLPARAK
- the mtaB gene encoding tRNA (N(6)-L-threonylcarbamoyladenosine(37)-C(2))-methylthiotransferase MtaB: MSNAPTLRTVTLGCKVNQYETEYVRGGLLGIGYRDAAGDEQADLCIVNTCTVTHEGDAKSRQTIRKLARQNPAARIVVMGCYATRAPQEVASLPNVAEVITDKRELPDLLARHGVRDIPTGISRFGTRKRAFIKVQDGCLLRCSFCIIPHVRPHLNSRPAADIFDEVRRLVDNGYRELVLTGIHLGHYGVEGNRGRPKEEWQRLSHLLARIARLPGDFRVRLSSIEATEVTRELVAVMAEHPARICPHLHVSLQSGSDAVLRRMRRRWGAKRFVDRCLLVRDMLDRPALTTDIIVGFPGETEADFSETCQVARDVGFSKIHIFPFSARRGTPAAEMTDQVPAEIKSRRCDELAALEAELRAHYFASLQGTPIRVLVEGRLPQQDSPSSPTALYAGTSCRGATAAVVATDASIARFVDGVVTGTDGEMLLASRQ